The sequence gttcatgcattgaagatttggaggcattatctctatggtatgTATTGTGAgttatttacagatcatcggagtctccaacacttgttcgaacaaaaggatctaaatttgaggcagtggagattgTTGGAGCTCCTAAGGGACTATGATtttaccattctgtatcatcccgggaaggtcaATGTGGTAGCCGGTGCCTTGAGTAGTAAGGCGGTGAggatgggtagccttgcatttattccttttcgtgagagaccgcttgcaattgatgttcaagccttggccaaccagctcgtgagattagatatttcggagccaagttgggttctagcttgtgtggtttctcagtcttccttatatgatcgcatcagagagcgccagtatgatgatccacatttgcttgtccttaaagacatgGTTCAGTATGGTGATTCCCAGAATGTTACTATTTGGGATGATccggtgttgaggatgtaggatCGGATTTGTGTGTCTAAtatagatgggctacgtgagttgattcttgaggaggcccacagtttgcggtatttcattcattcgggtgtcgcaaagatgtacGAGGAGTTGAGGCAGcaatattggtggaggaggatgaagaatcatatagtggggtttgtagcttggtgcctaaattatcagcaagtgaagtatgagcatcaaagaccgggcggattgcttcagaggattgatattccggagtggaaatgggagcgtatcaccatggattttatagttaggatcccacggacttcgaggaagtttgatgctatttgggtgattgtggatcggttgaccaagtcctcGCACTTCATTTCAGtggggactacttattcttcagagcggttcgCTGAGATCTACATtagcgagattgttcgccttcacgatGTGTTGTGCCCATCATTTTATATCGGGGAACGAAGTTTACATCTCTAGTGTGCTGGTgtatattgggccatttgaggtgttttagaggattggggaggtggcttacaagttTGCCTTGTCGCCTAGTCTGTCAAATGTTCATCTGggatttcatgtttctatgctctaaaagtatgtcggcgatccgtctcatgtttttgtttttagcacggttcaattggatggtgatttgacttatgatgtgtagTCAATAGCCATTTTCGatcgacaggttcgaaagttaaggtcaaaagacatagcttcagtgaaagtctAGTGGAtaggtcagccagttgaggaggctatttgggagaccgagcgaaagatacggagcagatatccatgcctatttgagactccaggtgcgtttctagacccgtttgaggatgaatgtttgtttaatggagggaggatgtaacgatccgactagttgttttgagtgttgtagccccgttcccccattcactactcattttatgcttaatttttgttatCTGACTTATCGGGGGTAGTTGATTCGGTTCCTAGGATGTTTCGGAATAcgatgagacacttagtttcaaggttggaagatcaagttgaaaaggttgaccagatgttgacttgtatgtaaatgactttggaatagagttttgatggtttcgattGCCCCGTTGGGtggatttggacttaggagtgtgtccggatggtttggaggtccgtaattgatttaggcttgaaatggcgaaagttggaaatttagaagtttgaccgagagttgactttgtcgTTACCAGGCTCGGATTATGGTTCttggagttggagtaggtccgttgagtcatttatgacatgtgtgcaaaatttgaggtcaattagacttgatttgataggtttcggtatccattgtagaagttggaattccttagttttcattaggcttgaattgggatgcaattcatattttttatgttgtttgatgtgatttgagggctccactaagttcgtatcatattttaggacttgttggtgtgtttggttgaggttccgggggcctcgggtggagttcggatggttaacgaatcaaataTCAGAATTTAAAAACTGCTGAAGTGCACAAGGTCCTGtgcgatcgcacctgcggagttttAATTGCAGGTGTGAGCTCATCGAAGCGAGCAGGGGATCGCAAAAGCAGCCAGGAAGGAAGTGGGTAGTGGTAGTCGCATGTGCGAGGTTATTTTTCGCACCTGCTGCGGCGCATTGGGAGCAGAAGCGGAGATTGGCCAACTGTGGGAGTTGCGCTAGTGCGAAGGGAAATTCCGCACCTGTGAGTTCATAGATGCGGAGGAAGCATTGCAAAAGCAAAAGGGGTCTTGGTGAGGCAGGTCTGTAGAAGCGGAGGAATTACCGCAGAAGAGGAACCGCATGTGCGGTTAAATGATCCACAGAAGTGAAAGCACTGCGCAGAATGTTAAATTCGAGGGCTTcgtgatttttctcattttggactttgcaaaatcGGTCCatggcgatttttgagaggatttcgAAGGGTTTTGATATTTGGCTTAATGCATGCGTATTTTGATGTATATTGCCTCACATTGTGCTCATGTCTCATAGATTTGAGATGCATAATATAATGTTTTGTGCtaatttgtggtatttctatatgtagtaatcattcggatgcaatttgggacgaaagtGCGCGAATTGAAGCgaaaaatgggaagaaaaggCAAAAGTGTAAATTTGATAGCCACAGaaagcgtggggcgctgcctatGGTGCACTTTACAAAACGCGTGAGAAGTTGAGCGCTAGGgacagcgccccacgctgccctaGATGCTCAACGTGCAAACACGTCCTAATTCGACTAAGAATCGGTTATTTCGCTAAGAcacccccaactcatataaaagccaacctaaacctattttgaggGGGAGGACATGACTTTGAGAGAGAAACAAAAGTACGAAATACTCGGGAGCACtgatttgatcaattcttccatgtTTCTTCTAGTAttcattaattttattttttaaaaatattatttttgatgattgtatgaacatgagtggctaagaaccctattgttctaagGTCATGGGTAccacatgaatgttgatgtttgaagtttacattgacgaatttgattttatcatattggattatttatttaattatatttttaattattttgttgagtagctaagagtgaaatactatctacgaatctagagttgaaatCGAAAGtaggaattctagattgcatatagaattaaatagagcaggTCCTTGAACCCGGGCATCagggaacggattcgcaattaggatagaaatatacctaattgtcttgcttggttgaaatataggaagtgtaaatgcattcttattaatcttaattccatagacatataggcattaagttagcttgaataggcgagtaagaactcgacaaaTTCCGATGAGTAATATCAACTCTGTCAATCAATattccagataaatcaattagtaatTTTAAGCGAAGAAcgcaacatgattgttagctaatctgtgaccctggaatatcctctcctactAATTGTTATCCGAAATTGcttaagtgttgtggttgattttgatttatttcactacttgatagttttaggtagtaaattagtcaCTTATATATTTTGTGTGAAATCTCTTGATTCGATAAGTTGTTTGAGTTTGAATCagttaaaagttaatcataagtatTCGAGGGAACGATACTCTACGCACTattctattacttgacgatcacgtatacttgcgtgagtgtatTTGGTCGCAacaggtttcttgaggtaagtcactcgtgatcatttttattcaataatcttgtttccccattgaatttcaCACCTAGTTTTGGGTTTTTgtggtggaatttgggagtttgaggctagggatttggagagtttaatttgtggATTTGAGTCGTGTTTTTGTATcaaaatttggtaaatttggtatggttggactcgtggtcgaatgggcttccgaattttgctacttttattggattccgagacgtgggcccaagggttgacttttgagttgactttttgatttttgattaagaacttagtattttcttttggaattgattcttttagctcgtgttgattgtattgaattTTTTGTGGCAAGATTCGGGGCATTCGGAGGCTGTTTTGCGAGGCAAGGTCTTGTTGGAGTAGAGGtttgcacagtttgaggtaacacttctaaacttggttgtgagggtatgaaatctcgatttatgtgttatgtgattggtgttgaggtgacgcacatgctaggtgacgggtgtgtgggatTGCACCGTAGTATTGTGATCTAGTCGATTTTATGGAACTATGTAGCTATCTTATCCGGACATTATTAATGTACTCAATATGATAGAGCACTTGAGTTGTAATTTATTCTAGAAAACATGTTTAGGCTGTAagctggtactattgggacccacagtggtcgATCTTTGTTGTTGAGTGGTTTGGTTAATTGTTGTCATctactcagtcgcattcatcattgcaTATTCTCACTTCGCAGTCTCCGTTACAGTATATAGAGAcatttagatactcatgtactcagtgacacgcTGGTTTTGGGAAAAACATTTGTATTGAGTTATGATATTCTATCCCGTTTTATGATATTCACTTATTTAAACTTGTTGTAGTATACTTTAAATTTGGATGTGTTGGTAATGTTTGagcagtcggcttgcctagtaccatgataggcgccattacgaaaGGTTAAGTTTTGGGTCGCGACAGATCCTAAAGACATAGTATAATTTTCTGGTGAAGGGTGTCCAACTAACCCCCGCTCACCGGCCGTAACTTTATCATCCATCTCTTGAGCTAAGATAATATAGAACAGTTTGTAGGAGTAGCAATCTTGATGAAACAATATCATCCATCTCCTGAGCTAAGATAACTCCATCCTGTAACATCAATTCTTATACGTTAGCTGAGAAATACATGTAGATTTTTTAATTGCACTAAAACACTTTATTAGAAAACAACCAGCAGAAAGTACAAATGATGATCAACTGCAGATTCTAAATTCCCTAATCAACAAATTGAGAAACTAATAATACTGATTTCACTTTTATTACAAATTTCCAACTTTGCCAATCCTCAAGTAAATTGGGAAAGACACAGTTTTCTGACTCTCTCCATCTTCATTCCAAACACTTGTGAATTTTTCAACAACATCATCAGTCAAGAGCTCAACACCCTTTTCTTTTGCAGTTTGATAAGCTGACCATGACTTCAAGTATGTGAAATAAGAATTCAAGTCCATCACTTTCTCAATCTTGAACTCAAATGGTCCATTGTGATCACAACCACTTACAGGCTCAAATGGGAAGTCAATAGTTTTATACTTTTCATCCACTAATTTTCTCGGAGATTCCCAATATGGTCCAGCATCAACTGtgtaaaatttctcaaaaattggATCCACTGAATTGTTTACTTCTGGCACAGTGTAACACCAGGCTGCTATTACTCCATTTGGTTTCTTGAGTAACCATTTCACTTGTTGATAAAAAGTTGGAAGATCAAACCAATGCATTGCTTGAGCAATTGTTACTAAATCTACACTTGACTCTGTTCCTATTTTGGTTTCGATTTCGGCCATTGACATCTTGGGAGAGGTACATATATATTGAACATTAGGGACCTTTACTGCAAATTCAAGCTGCTTTGGACTTGTGTCTGTGGCTATTACATTCTTGTAGAGCTTAGCTAACTGAAAGAAACAATAATTTAAGAGCATTTAGGACAACAAGTAGTTATGCTGGAACACTAAAGGATGCTTATTTTTGAACTCTTTCTTTAGGATATCATAATTTAACAGGGGAAATATATGCTTCTTATTGTAGTATTATGTGCCTGTAACTGTCTAGAAATGTAA is a genomic window of Nicotiana tabacum cultivar K326 chromosome 16, ASM71507v2, whole genome shotgun sequence containing:
- the LOC107810220 gene encoding uncharacterized protein LOC107810220, giving the protein MAELFIKQAQQYSKGRPSYPDELFNFIASKTPCHDLVWDVGTGSGQAAQSLAKLYKNVIATDTSPKQLEFAVKVPNVQYICTSPKMSMAEIETKIGTESSVDLVTIAQAMHWFDLPTFYQQVKWLLKKPNGVIAAWCYTVPEVNNSVDPIFEKFYTVDAGPYWESPRKLVDEKYKTIDFPFEPVSGCDHNGPFEFKIEKVMDLNSYFTYLKSWSAYQTAKEKGVELLTDDVVEKFTSVWNEDGESQKTVSFPIYLRIGKVGNL